A segment of the Populus alba chromosome 9, ASM523922v2, whole genome shotgun sequence genome:
AGTGATGTCTCCCTTGATCGAACAAATCTCCATGGAGCATAagcagaatttttaaaaaatcatcatgccATTTGACTAACAAAAGTGACATGACTCTTTCTCTCACTGTGAAAAACATTGGATGTGCTATGCAATTTTTTGGGTCAAATTGGCCATTATAGACAACAAAGATATTTTTGCCATGGTTAACACAACAAGAAACACCGGAAAATTGTGTATTAGAAAGGACCAGCCCCAACAACATGCAGCTTCTCAGGTTACATCTAGTAATGGCATAAGTATGGTGTTTATGGTCAACTTACTTAAGCCTTACCCCTGACAGTTAAGATCAAATATCCTAACTAAAATAGTTCAGAATACATATTGATCTGGAGTGCCCcgaaacacaaattaaaagtttgaaacaCTAGTTCTAATTTAGTGCAGGCGTCTGGTCATTTGCCATTTCTTTTCATCTTCCCTCTAGCAAGTGGTTGACATgtgttaatagaaaaaaaaaaggcaaactgataaaaatgaaatatccTTCCTACCATCTCTTTCTTGAGCTTTATATTCTCCTCCCCTAAATGTGAAATCTTGCTCACCAGCTCgttatgataggcctgcatgtTTGCAGATTCAGTTTTAAGGACACGAGGAAGCAAAAAGATGGCTACAGTAAAGAAAAACCCCAAAAACAAATGGAAGATCTTTAAAAGCCTACCTGTTTTCTAGCTCGTGAACGGGCAGCAGATTCCctgttcttgatttttctcttgAGCTTCCTCTCAATAATCTTCTCAAATGCAACTGGGGTATCCCTTTTCCGTCCTGATGTCGTAGTATCAGATAACGTGCTTGTTGACGGGGATGAGGAAAGGaccattttctttgaaaaacttTGTGGGGTCACTGCATCAACAGTAACTAAATCCAAAGAAGGGCTTATAGTTGCTTTGGCAAAAAGTCCTGCTTGTACCAAGAAATCCTCCAAAGTCATTTCACCAAGAGTCTGCTCTCTTTCCTGAACTTTCATCTCCTCAACAAACCTCTTCTTCTGCCCTTGTTGAATCTCTTTCCAGACTTGATCCACTGTCTTCCCACTCAATGCCCTGGCCAATGTGAGACTAGCCTGATGTTGGAGAGAAGACATTGAGGTACTTTCACTATCCATTCCCAcggattgattagcttcagtGCTCCATACATTTTTAAGAAGCTCGTCAAGGTTCATGCTACACAAGGGCTTCCCTAAATTTCCTAATTGGTTTTCAACTTCATTGAGAGTGAGGTTATACCACGAGTTTTGCCTCGTCAACTGATACGGCTGTAGATGAGACTGCTGGCCATTTCTGTGAGATGCCATTGTTTGAACACCCATTCACCACCAAACTCTTAACCCTAACCACGTTTTGCTTTAGAAACGAACAAGATATCAGGGCTCATctccacattaaaaataaaaaggaagcaAAACCGAAATCACTAAACAAACTCCCCGAAACTAAAACACTTGTTATCTTAATATCCTCCATTTTTCCATCAAGAAGTTCTCTCATTTCCCTTcttcaacaaaatcaataatactAATGAATTCTACAAAGCTCACCCATAAAACTAGCAATTCAAAAAAACCCATTTTGTATTCGTTCTTAAAACCTCAAACTTTAAGAGAAACccagaatttatatatatacacaaaaatccacaaaaatataaaattctaagtagaattttcatttttcataatttttttcctccttttctcGCTAACCAAACAAGGGTTTAAAATCCCTCAACAAGACAACCAATCACTCGtatcaattataaaatcaatCGACAatgtagaaataaaaattagaaaatgagttaaataaattattaatgacaTTAATGATAATGATACCCGAGTTTAAAGGGATTTAGAGCTTCAACAAGAtctggctggctggctggcaCTTTGAATCAGAGAAGACAAGGACCCAGCCaacaaaggacaaaaaaaaagaatttgttttCAGTTGTTGTCGCGTCAGACTTTTCGATTTTATACTCAACCTAGACCTGTAGGCGTTTTGCCACTTGGGGCTCGCGGACCATTTTTTTCGACATTCGACCTTCCTGCCCGAACCTTAATTGGCTTTATATCGCGGGTCACATTAATTTTCtgaaacttaataaaaatataaagatattgttacttttttctaaaagaaaaacactttaaacccATGAACtcaaatttcatttatatagaatggtattttttaaaatatcaaaaatattaatattatattaaatgatattttttaatattaaatataagcatATTGGATtcgataaaaaacaattttagttAATATATTGGATCAACTAGAAACATGATTATAAGATCATAATAACcgtataaaaatcaaatcgaaaCAATTTATGAGatctaaattcttaatcaatttaatgataaatgattttaaaaaatattttttaaaaaagaccaTGATAATGGTGTAATAAACTTGTCCAATAAAAAAAGTGACATGAGTCAACTTGGATAAGACTATCAATAGCTAACCCCAAATCATAAAATGGTACaacccatagaaaaaaaatgaaaaaaaaacaagaagattacAGCTCAACCACTTAAAATGAAAGTACTatactctatatatatatatatatatatataattgattcatattaaaagaagaaattaaaaaaagaaagaaaagaaaaggactctAGTTAATTCGGCGTCAACCTCCAACACGACCCATATTATGGAGATTGAGAAACCCTAtgtaaacaagtaaaaaaaattacaaagttaattCCTAACCAATCAATGTTAAaggaaaaatgagaaaaaaaaatcaatcaaaaaaactagtcaatttaAGTTAACTTGCAACTTACAACCTAAATTATGAAGGAGATCGAAAAATCCTAtagaaaatagttaaaaaattacaagCTCACTTCAACCAACtaaattttaaggaaaaaattgaaaaaaagaattttaaaaaggaCCACAAAtaataactcaagttaaccaTGGTTAAACTTCCAAATCGACTTGggttttgaaattgagattacctcgtagaaagaaaagaaaatcataaatcaactccatattgaaagataaattaaaaaaacaaatagtaatcaaaaagAACGAGAACATatgtggttaaaaaaaaagaccactTTACTATTTTTGAAAGGGTTAGACATAAAATTTaaggagagaagaaagagagaagcaaggataagaaaaaagaatattgcAACAAGCACAGCCATATCCTAATCATCAAGAAAGCCCATTCGGAGATGATTCTAATAAGAAAGGTTATGTGAGTTTTGAACTATTGTATCTTCATTTGTTAGTGGGGTCTTCAATGTTAAGATGTTACGCATACTAACAATTCGTTTTAGTTTAGTTGGCTAAATGGGGACTGAACATCTATTTACTTTAATTGTccataaaattgattatttttaaattcaataaaattactttttattttgttaaattaagtATCAATCAACCTTTAAAAAACTTTGGCATAAGCACTATGAGAATCCAAAATCAAGCTAAATGAAATAGGTCATCAAATCCAATCCCGCATCAACAATATctaaaaagatcaaataaaaaaataagtgaaaaaataagGGTTAGACATTTAGTtcctaatttgaaaaaaaaaggggggctaaaacattttgctttaatttaattttggtttttaaactTCAATTGTTCTAATTAATTCGGATTATGTTAGAAAtgaagctttataatttttattttattttatgaaattatctcaatttcataACTTAAGTCGCATGTTTAATATGTTAGTTTGAGTTTACTTTAGgggtttttaattgattaactttttttgatttctcttttaacattgaatttgttGGAAAAtgggtttttataattttttttatttactttctatggaATTATCCCGATCTTATGATTCAGGTTGCGAGATTGAAAGGGTTTTAACTAGTTGAtcaatagagttttttttagttttttttattcattattgggttgattttgattgaccttaataatttatttaatttgtttttttagagtaTTATCACAGTTTCATGACCCAGATCATATATTTGATAAGTTTTAACAATGTCAATCCAATATATTCGTCTTAatatttgggaaaaaaaatatcattaaatatatcactgcataatagttttttaaaaatgtccaatatgtattatattttaaatttataattaattttttttattaaaaatatattaataacacaatggtatttgtatattaaaaaaaaactgatttaacccccaatattaattcaaatcaatatctagtaaacaaaacaagaaagtgTGTTagtgctttttaatttataattttttaaatgcatatGATGGTCCAAATTactaacaacaaattaaaaatatttgataaaaaaaatttaaaaataaagtacatCCCACTGCCTATTGCCACTTTATATTCAAGAAAGTCTTTTAATCTATGGTGGATTTTTGTCTCACATGTCTTTTTCACTGCCTTGTTTTTTAACGTGTCCTTTGGTTTCTTTGAGAGCAAAAATAGAGACAAGAGATGAAAGTATTGCTCTACCATTGTGtacaataaagaaagaaaataaggtaaacaaaaaaatcagagaTTGCTAAAAGAAAGAGACTGGGAGAACTGGTGTTTTGTTTGTAAAGATGGAGAGATAATTCTATGTGATTTTTTAGTAATATTTTcttacatataaatatatttgtttatgtttttttttattaactttcaGTTTAATCCTAATTGTTCAAAGTAATTGTCTTGCTAGGTTCTTATTTCCTCTTTTACTACTAATAGCTAAGATAGTTTGCATGCCTAGAGATTGTTGTGCTAGTTTATGCCTTTAGGGGTCAAAAGTTCATGTCTTGTTGAGTTCCTATTCAGGTGGACTGATCTTGCCTTATGCTTGCTGTTC
Coding sequences within it:
- the LOC118053827 gene encoding ABSCISIC ACID-INSENSITIVE 5-like protein 2, with protein sequence MGVQTMASHRNGQQSHLQPYQLTRQNSWYNLTLNEVENQLGNLGKPLCSMNLDELLKNVWSTEANQSVGMDSESTSMSSLQHQASLTLARALSGKTVDQVWKEIQQGQKKRFVEEMKVQEREQTLGEMTLEDFLVQAGLFAKATISPSLDLVTVDAVTPQSFSKKMVLSSSPSTSTLSDTTTSGRKRDTPVAFEKIIERKLKRKIKNRESAARSRARKQAYHNELVSKISHLGEENIKLKKEMEFEKKFPIEPSAEQKYQLRRTSSTSF